In Natronococcus occultus SP4, the following proteins share a genomic window:
- a CDS encoding HAD family hydrolase, with the protein MERYDLVYQLYDEYDTKTLREYQEFVDVFPAVDSRVALEHWQEANDELGDRKDEIRSAFAAGETFAEIAARATRDQAFTALDLEAKYGRGVNVLVLDVDETLRSAGSTDNEIPRETLHVLTEFHEAGVPIVICTGQTLENVKGFAIQGLGSEIVHSGELSIVYEAGTGVFTPGHGADTKQLLYEELDEEIRTVFDDLRARVLPEAPDSLRRGCHLQGNEFNVTMKPNYETGSADAREIIDDALVYLIDLLADAVGEAIGSEIGADDCRELTRAFYADQDPEIRTVLEAEGAYPDRDREAIPDALADVLERIDVAYYEADAAEIGSLELNKVVGVERALDVLGVEDPFALVMGDSKSDRRVMEWVEDRDAGIAAAPEHASQDTLEHVLRTDELVFDRGKSVDVLRTAYALNRLARLG; encoded by the coding sequence ATGGAACGGTACGATCTCGTCTACCAGCTCTACGACGAGTACGACACGAAGACGTTACGGGAGTACCAGGAGTTCGTCGACGTCTTTCCCGCCGTCGACTCGCGGGTCGCGCTGGAACACTGGCAGGAGGCCAACGACGAACTCGGGGACCGAAAAGACGAGATCAGGTCGGCGTTCGCGGCCGGCGAGACGTTCGCCGAGATCGCCGCGCGGGCGACCCGCGATCAGGCCTTTACCGCGCTCGATCTCGAGGCCAAGTACGGCCGCGGGGTGAACGTCCTCGTGTTAGACGTCGACGAGACGCTGCGGTCGGCCGGCAGCACGGACAACGAGATCCCCCGCGAGACCCTCCACGTCCTGACCGAGTTTCACGAGGCCGGCGTCCCGATCGTGATCTGTACCGGCCAGACCTTAGAGAACGTCAAGGGGTTTGCCATCCAGGGGCTGGGCAGCGAGATCGTCCACTCCGGGGAGCTGTCGATCGTCTACGAGGCGGGAACGGGTGTGTTCACGCCGGGCCACGGCGCCGACACCAAACAGCTCCTCTACGAGGAACTCGACGAGGAGATCCGGACGGTGTTCGACGACCTGCGGGCCCGCGTCCTTCCGGAGGCGCCCGACTCGCTCAGGCGGGGCTGTCACCTTCAGGGCAACGAGTTCAACGTCACGATGAAGCCCAACTACGAGACCGGCTCGGCAGACGCCAGGGAGATCATCGACGACGCGCTGGTCTACCTGATCGACCTGCTGGCCGACGCCGTCGGCGAGGCGATCGGGAGCGAGATCGGGGCCGACGACTGCCGGGAGTTGACCCGCGCGTTCTACGCCGACCAGGACCCCGAGATCAGAACCGTCCTCGAGGCGGAGGGCGCCTACCCCGACCGGGACAGGGAGGCGATCCCCGACGCGCTCGCGGATGTTCTCGAGCGGATCGACGTCGCCTACTACGAGGCCGACGCCGCCGAGATCGGTAGTCTCGAGCTCAACAAGGTCGTCGGTGTCGAGCGCGCGCTGGACGTCCTCGGTGTCGAGGACCCGTTCGCGCTCGTGATGGGCGACTCGAAGAGCGATCGCCGCGTCATGGAGTGGGTCGAGGACCGAGACGCCGGGATCGCGGCTGCGCCGGAACACGCCTCTCAGGATACCTTAGAGCACGTCCTCCGGACCGACGAACTCGTCTTCGACCGCGGCAAGAGCGTCGACGTCCTCCGAACGGCGTACGCGCTCAACCGCCTCGCCAGGCTCGGGTAG
- a CDS encoding DUF5822 domain-containing protein, whose product MPERVETTSPDGVDYGWVMQTTFVTTILVGAPIVALLSTGVDLPTWGARAEFAIRVGAVVWLVVAVAVFAYAKHTQE is encoded by the coding sequence GTGCCAGAACGCGTCGAAACGACCTCACCCGACGGCGTCGACTACGGCTGGGTGATGCAGACGACCTTCGTGACCACGATCCTCGTCGGCGCGCCGATCGTCGCCCTGCTGTCGACCGGCGTCGACCTCCCGACGTGGGGCGCCCGTGCCGAGTTCGCGATCCGCGTCGGTGCCGTCGTCTGGCTGGTCGTGGCGGTTGCGGTGTTCGCGTACGCGAAACACACACAGGAGTAG
- a CDS encoding HAD family hydrolase, protein MSEYDAVVYDLDGTLVDLAVDWNAVAIDVIAVYARAAADPPSENLWELLEAASNFEIAPAVEETIADHEREGARRSRRLARADELLERPIPTGVCSLNCEAACRIALEEHELASAVDAVVGRDTVDTRKPDPEPLLETVRRLGAEASTALFVGDTDRDERTARRAGVDFEYVETLE, encoded by the coding sequence GTGAGCGAATACGACGCCGTCGTCTACGATCTGGACGGGACCCTGGTCGACCTCGCGGTCGACTGGAACGCCGTCGCGATCGACGTCATCGCAGTGTACGCCCGGGCAGCCGCCGATCCGCCGAGCGAGAACCTCTGGGAGCTGCTCGAGGCCGCGAGCAACTTCGAGATCGCCCCGGCCGTCGAGGAGACGATCGCCGACCACGAGCGCGAGGGGGCCCGACGATCGCGGCGGCTGGCCCGCGCGGATGAACTGCTCGAGCGGCCGATCCCAACGGGGGTTTGCTCGCTCAACTGCGAGGCAGCCTGCCGGATCGCGCTGGAGGAACACGAGCTCGCAAGCGCCGTCGACGCGGTCGTCGGTCGGGACACCGTCGACACGCGGAAACCGGATCCCGAGCCGCTGCTCGAGACCGTCCGCAGGCTCGGCGCGGAGGCGTCGACCGCGCTGTTCGTCGGCGACACCGACCGCGACGAGCGAACCGCGCGGCGAGCGGGCGTCGACTTCGAGTACGTCGAAACGCTCGAGTAA
- a CDS encoding C-terminal binding protein produces MTDTILVTDFDFPDLEIERDVLEGRDIDLVATDAETADEVIEAAREVEADALLVQYAPIDRAVLELLDVAVVGRYGIGVDAVDLEAAADEDVVVVNVPDYCQSEVATHTIALLFACVRKTALYDRAIAEGTWDWTVGAPIERLPGKTLGFAAFGSIPRRIVERLSGFDLEFVAYDPHQSADELAECGVEKVSFDGLLERSDIVSVHAPLTAETRGLFDAAAFAAMDDDAIVLNTARGEIVDDKALATALEDGVLAAAGLDVLPNEPPEDSPLVDRDDVVCTPHVAWYSEESIVELREGVTRDVVRVLDGEAPENPVTGDASSG; encoded by the coding sequence ATGACCGACACGATCCTTGTCACGGACTTTGACTTTCCCGACCTCGAGATCGAACGCGACGTCCTCGAGGGGCGAGACATCGATCTCGTCGCGACGGACGCCGAAACCGCCGACGAGGTGATTGAGGCGGCTCGGGAGGTCGAGGCCGACGCGTTGCTCGTTCAGTACGCGCCGATCGACCGAGCCGTTCTCGAGTTGCTCGACGTCGCGGTCGTGGGCCGGTACGGGATCGGCGTCGACGCCGTCGATCTCGAAGCCGCCGCCGACGAGGACGTCGTTGTGGTCAACGTTCCCGACTACTGTCAGAGCGAGGTGGCGACGCATACGATCGCGCTCCTGTTCGCCTGCGTGCGCAAGACCGCGCTGTACGACCGCGCGATCGCCGAGGGGACCTGGGACTGGACGGTCGGCGCGCCGATCGAGCGGCTGCCGGGGAAGACGCTCGGGTTCGCGGCCTTCGGCTCGATCCCCCGACGGATCGTCGAGCGACTGTCGGGGTTCGACCTCGAGTTCGTCGCGTACGATCCCCATCAGTCCGCCGACGAACTCGCCGAGTGTGGCGTCGAGAAGGTGTCGTTCGACGGGCTGCTCGAGCGCTCCGATATCGTCTCCGTCCACGCGCCGCTGACCGCGGAAACTCGAGGGCTGTTCGACGCCGCGGCGTTCGCAGCGATGGACGACGACGCGATCGTACTCAACACGGCCCGCGGCGAAATCGTCGACGACAAGGCGCTAGCGACGGCCCTCGAGGACGGCGTCCTCGCCGCCGCGGGACTGGACGTGTTACCGAACGAACCGCCCGAGGACTCGCCGCTGGTCGACCGTGACGACGTCGTCTGTACGCCCCACGTCGCGTGGTACTCCGAGGAGTCGATCGTCGAGCTCCGCGAAGGCGTCACTCGCGACGTCGTGAGGGTCCTCGACGGCGAGGCGCCCGAGAACCCGGTTACCGGGGACGCGTCCTCGGGCTGA
- the gfcR gene encoding transcriptional regulator GfcR, whose amino-acid sequence MKNVDDLIESAAELANQGLSKGEIADELNVSRETASWLVERSGTTAEPSTQTAEPSGDAGGPQDIHVDWSAIGRDSKRMGAIAEAMADLLAKHGEDVDLTVGIEKAGGPIATLVASELETDLSTYTPAKHQWEEGDIEELGGTFSRNFAGIRDRECYIVDDTITSGTTMRETISAIRAEGGEPLACVVLADKQGVEEIEGVPVYSLLQVISVGKDE is encoded by the coding sequence ATGAAAAACGTTGACGACCTCATCGAGAGCGCCGCCGAACTCGCCAACCAGGGGCTCTCGAAGGGCGAGATCGCCGACGAGCTGAACGTCTCCCGAGAGACCGCCAGCTGGCTGGTCGAACGAAGCGGTACCACGGCCGAGCCCTCAACCCAGACGGCCGAGCCGTCCGGCGACGCCGGCGGGCCACAGGACATCCACGTCGACTGGTCGGCGATCGGCCGGGACAGCAAGCGGATGGGTGCGATCGCGGAGGCGATGGCCGATCTGCTGGCCAAACACGGCGAGGACGTTGATCTCACCGTCGGCATCGAGAAGGCCGGCGGCCCCATCGCGACGCTGGTCGCGAGCGAACTCGAGACCGACCTCTCGACGTACACGCCCGCGAAACACCAGTGGGAGGAAGGCGACATCGAGGAGTTGGGCGGGACGTTCTCGCGAAACTTCGCCGGCATCCGCGACCGCGAGTGTTACATCGTCGACGACACCATCACCAGCGGGACGACGATGCGCGAGACGATCTCGGCGATCCGCGCCGAGGGCGGCGAGCCACTCGCCTGCGTCGTCCTCGCGGACAAACAGGGCGTCGAGGAGATCGAGGGCGTCCCCGTCTACTCGCTGTTGCAGGTCATCAGCGTCGGCAAGGACGAGTGA
- the panB gene encoding 3-methyl-2-oxobutanoate hydroxymethyltransferase produces the protein MPTVRELRSMAGTEPITMLTAYDAPTAEIVDEADVDVILVGDSVGNTSLGYETTVPVTVDDVARHVGAVARATEDALVVADMPFLSFGVDEADSLENAGRMLKEEGAAAVKLECGPHTVELTEKMVQLGIPVMAHLGLTPQHVNQYGGYPRQGTDREDAERILELARAHEDAGAFSLVLEHVPANLAAEITDVLGIPTIGIGAGPDCDGQVLVVDDAVGLSEWSPSFAKQFGDVRGEMRAAVEEYVEAVESGSFPAEDHSHEEGDLDELY, from the coding sequence ATGCCCACCGTACGGGAGCTGCGGTCGATGGCCGGGACGGAACCGATCACGATGCTGACGGCCTACGACGCGCCGACGGCCGAGATCGTCGACGAGGCCGACGTCGACGTGATCCTCGTCGGCGACAGCGTCGGTAACACCTCGCTGGGGTACGAGACGACGGTTCCCGTTACCGTCGACGACGTGGCCCGCCACGTCGGCGCGGTCGCCCGAGCGACCGAGGACGCACTGGTCGTCGCGGACATGCCCTTCCTCTCGTTCGGCGTCGACGAGGCCGACAGCCTCGAGAACGCCGGACGGATGCTCAAAGAGGAGGGCGCAGCGGCGGTGAAGCTCGAATGTGGCCCCCACACCGTCGAGCTGACCGAGAAGATGGTCCAGCTGGGGATCCCCGTGATGGCCCACCTCGGACTGACCCCCCAGCACGTCAACCAGTACGGTGGCTACCCACGCCAGGGGACCGACCGCGAGGACGCCGAACGGATCCTCGAGCTCGCTCGCGCCCACGAGGACGCGGGCGCGTTCTCGCTCGTGCTCGAACACGTTCCGGCGAACCTGGCCGCGGAGATCACCGACGTCCTCGGGATTCCGACGATCGGGATCGGCGCGGGGCCCGACTGCGACGGCCAGGTGCTGGTCGTCGACGACGCCGTCGGACTCAGCGAGTGGTCGCCGTCCTTCGCAAAGCAGTTCGGCGACGTCCGCGGGGAGATGCGCGCTGCCGTCGAGGAGTACGTCGAGGCCGTCGAGTCCGGCTCGTTTCCCGCCGAGGACCACAGCCACGAGGAGGGCGACCTCGACGAGCTGTACTGA
- a CDS encoding transcription initiation factor IIB, translating into MTRSTRQRERMRETDESEEQEGVRACPECESDNLVKDSDRGELICEDCGLVVEEEKIDPGPEWRAFNHQERQEKSRVGAPTTQTMHDKGLTTTIDWKDKDAYGRSISSKKRSQMHRLRKWQERIRTKDAGERNLQFALSEIDRMASALGVPRSVREVASVIYRRALKEDLIRGRSIEGVATSALYAACRKEGIPRSLEEISEVSRVERKEIGRTYRYISQELGLEMRPVDPKKYVPRFCSELELSEEVQTKANEIIEKTAEEGLLSGKSPTGYAAAAIYAASLLCNEKKTQREVADVAQVTEVTIRNRYQEQIEAMGIHG; encoded by the coding sequence ATGACACGGTCCACCCGCCAGCGGGAGCGAATGCGTGAAACGGACGAATCCGAGGAGCAAGAGGGGGTACGTGCCTGTCCCGAATGCGAATCGGACAATCTCGTGAAAGACTCCGATCGGGGTGAGCTCATCTGTGAAGACTGTGGGCTCGTTGTCGAGGAGGAGAAGATCGACCCCGGTCCGGAGTGGCGGGCGTTCAATCACCAGGAACGACAGGAGAAGTCCCGCGTCGGTGCCCCGACGACACAGACGATGCACGACAAGGGGCTGACGACGACGATCGACTGGAAGGACAAGGACGCCTACGGGCGCTCGATCTCCTCGAAGAAACGCAGTCAGATGCACCGACTGCGCAAGTGGCAGGAACGAATCCGAACCAAGGACGCTGGCGAGCGTAACCTGCAGTTCGCGCTCTCGGAGATCGATCGGATGGCCTCGGCGCTTGGCGTTCCACGATCGGTCCGCGAGGTCGCGTCGGTGATCTACCGACGCGCACTCAAGGAGGACCTCATCCGTGGCCGATCGATCGAGGGCGTCGCCACCTCCGCGCTGTACGCCGCCTGTCGAAAGGAAGGCATCCCGCGAAGCCTAGAGGAGATCTCGGAAGTTTCACGCGTCGAACGAAAGGAAATCGGTCGTACGTACCGGTACATCTCACAGGAGCTCGGCCTCGAGATGCGCCCCGTCGACCCGAAAAAGTACGTTCCCCGTTTCTGTTCCGAACTCGAACTCTCCGAGGAGGTCCAGACCAAGGCCAACGAGATCATCGAAAAAACGGCCGAGGAAGGACTGCTCTCGGGTAAATCCCCGACCGGGTACGCTGCGGCCGCGATCTACGCCGCCTCGTTGCTGTGTAACGAGAAAAAGACCCAGCGAGAGGTCGCCGACGTCGCGCAGGTAACCGAAGTTACCATCCGAAACCGCTACCAGGAACAGATCGAAGCGATGGGGATCCACGGCTAA
- a CDS encoding HD domain-containing protein, translated as MKTIKDSVHDHIQVDGVARALLDTPEVQRLRRIAQLGTVSLVYPSANHTRFEHSLGVYHLACEALEQLGVEGKQAERVHAAAILHDVGHGPFSHNLESLTHRRTGRYHDDVGRLLADGQVGDVLREHDLEPEVVAGLVAGEGRFGQLVSGELDVDRMDYLVRDAHHTGVPYGTIDHGRLVRELTFTDDELVLDEGNVQAAESLLVARALMNPTVYSHSVARISKAMLRRAAERLLEAPTAGIDAETLQRMDDYDLTVALRNCEATSAFSRRLDHRDLFKRAVWAEIDDVPGGIIEADHESIREFEREIADRVSVDPAHVILDVPSRPSMTESTTRVLVNGEMRRLGEQSPLVEALRAAQYSQWRLGVYSPAELRDRVGRAAVDVLGLDIDGALVTEVRDGLETTLDEFVD; from the coding sequence ATGAAGACCATCAAGGACAGCGTCCACGACCACATCCAGGTCGACGGCGTCGCCCGCGCGCTGCTGGATACGCCGGAAGTACAGCGACTGCGCCGCATCGCCCAGCTCGGGACCGTCTCCCTGGTGTACCCCTCCGCCAACCACACCCGGTTCGAACACAGCCTCGGCGTCTATCACCTCGCCTGCGAGGCCCTGGAGCAGCTCGGAGTTGAGGGGAAGCAAGCCGAGCGGGTCCACGCCGCGGCGATACTTCACGACGTCGGCCACGGCCCGTTCAGCCACAACCTCGAATCGCTCACCCACCGCCGGACGGGACGCTATCACGACGACGTCGGCAGGTTGCTCGCCGACGGTCAGGTCGGCGACGTCCTCCGGGAGCACGATCTCGAGCCCGAGGTAGTCGCCGGACTGGTCGCCGGCGAAGGGCGGTTCGGCCAGCTCGTCTCGGGCGAGCTCGACGTCGACCGGATGGATTACCTCGTGCGGGACGCCCACCATACGGGGGTGCCATACGGGACGATCGACCACGGGCGGCTGGTCCGGGAGCTGACCTTCACCGACGACGAGCTCGTCCTCGACGAGGGGAACGTGCAGGCCGCCGAGAGCCTGCTGGTCGCGCGGGCGTTAATGAATCCAACGGTGTACAGCCATAGCGTCGCCCGGATCAGCAAGGCCATGCTCCGGCGGGCAGCCGAACGACTGCTCGAGGCGCCGACGGCCGGGATCGACGCCGAGACGCTCCAGCGGATGGACGACTACGATCTGACCGTGGCGCTGCGGAACTGTGAGGCGACGAGCGCGTTCTCGCGTCGACTCGACCACCGGGATCTGTTCAAGCGAGCGGTCTGGGCCGAGATCGACGACGTACCGGGCGGGATCATCGAGGCCGACCACGAGTCGATCCGGGAGTTCGAGCGCGAGATCGCCGACCGGGTGAGCGTCGATCCGGCCCACGTCATCCTCGACGTTCCGAGCCGGCCGTCGATGACGGAGTCGACCACCCGCGTGCTGGTCAACGGCGAGATGCGCCGACTCGGCGAGCAGTCACCGCTGGTCGAGGCGCTCCGTGCCGCCCAGTACTCTCAGTGGCGGCTCGGCGTCTACTCGCCCGCCGAACTCCGCGACCGGGTCGGCCGGGCCGCCGTCGACGTCCTCGGGCTCGACATCGACGGCGCGCTCGTCACCGAGGTACGGGACGGGTTGGAGACGACGCTTGACGAGTTCGTCGACTGA
- a CDS encoding acyl-CoA dehydrogenase family protein, protein MELTDEQAAVRDVVREFAREEIRPVALEADQEQSFPEDVWDGLAELDLTSLTVPEEYGGYDADPVTAAVVNEEVAYGALAVATALSVHSLATSCIAEFGSEDVKERWLPEMADGRPVGAFALSEPHAGSNPAEMSTEARREGDEYVINGEKQWITNGKRAGVYVLFAKTDRDDPSTVTQFLVPGDVDGLSVGEKEDKLGLRASDTTSLTFDDVRLPAENRLTEEGRGLSAAFHILTGGRIAIAAQSVGLAQCALDEAIEYSGEREQFDQPIAEFQSIRHKLAEMATKVKASRLLTREAARERAAGDAGLTASMAKYFASQTAMDVTNEAVQIHGGYGYVTEGEVERLYRDAKITEIYEGTTEIQKKVIARHLLD, encoded by the coding sequence ATGGAACTCACCGACGAGCAGGCGGCGGTTCGTGACGTCGTTCGCGAGTTCGCCCGCGAGGAGATCCGACCGGTCGCTCTCGAGGCCGACCAGGAACAGTCGTTTCCGGAGGACGTCTGGGACGGGCTCGCGGAGCTCGACCTGACGAGCCTGACGGTCCCCGAGGAGTACGGCGGCTACGACGCCGATCCCGTAACGGCTGCCGTCGTCAACGAAGAGGTCGCTTACGGCGCGCTCGCGGTCGCGACGGCGCTGTCGGTTCACTCGCTGGCGACGTCCTGTATCGCCGAGTTCGGCAGCGAGGACGTCAAGGAGCGGTGGCTTCCCGAGATGGCTGACGGGCGTCCCGTCGGCGCGTTCGCGCTCTCGGAGCCCCACGCCGGCTCGAACCCCGCCGAGATGTCGACGGAGGCCCGCAGGGAGGGCGACGAGTACGTCATCAACGGCGAGAAACAGTGGATCACGAACGGGAAGCGGGCGGGCGTCTACGTCCTATTCGCGAAGACCGACCGCGACGACCCCTCGACGGTGACGCAGTTTCTCGTCCCCGGCGACGTCGACGGACTCTCGGTCGGCGAGAAGGAGGACAAGCTCGGCCTCCGGGCCAGCGACACGACGAGTCTCACCTTCGACGACGTTCGGCTCCCGGCCGAGAACCGCCTGACAGAAGAGGGGAGGGGGCTGTCGGCGGCCTTCCACATCCTCACGGGCGGGCGGATCGCCATCGCCGCCCAGTCGGTCGGACTGGCCCAGTGTGCGCTGGACGAGGCCATCGAGTACAGCGGGGAGCGCGAGCAGTTCGACCAACCGATCGCCGAGTTTCAGTCGATCCGGCACAAGCTCGCCGAGATGGCCACCAAAGTCAAGGCAAGCCGGCTGCTGACCCGGGAAGCGGCTCGCGAACGCGCGGCGGGAGACGCCGGACTGACCGCGAGCATGGCGAAGTACTTCGCCAGCCAGACGGCCATGGACGTGACCAACGAGGCCGTCCAGATCCACGGCGGCTACGGCTACGTCACCGAGGGCGAGGTCGAACGGCTCTACCGCGACGCCAAGATCACCGAGATCTACGAGGGGACGACGGAGATCCAAAAGAAGGTCATCGCGCGTCACCTGCTCGACTGA
- a CDS encoding amidohydrolase family protein, which translates to MERTGTILRGRELEPVEGRIVIDDAGRIEAIEEESVDSSDIILPPFVNAHTHVGDSIAKEAGGGLSLEELVAPPDGLKHRLLRQASREELVGAIRRSLRYMQRGGTAACLDFREGDVKGVELLEDAAAGLKLEALSFARGSVAAMEAGDGFGASGANDADFEDERAATREAGKPFGIHAGEADPNDLDGALDLEPDFLVHVVHPEPDHLERIADAEVPIVLCPRSNLVTGVGLPPAAELAERTTLALGTDNVMLNSPSMFREMEFLAKCSELSAETILRMATINGAELAGLEWGPLEPGAPGKWLVLDGNSDNLVGARDPVRAAVRRAGVDDVREVVLNP; encoded by the coding sequence ATGGAGCGAACCGGGACGATCCTTCGCGGGCGGGAACTCGAGCCCGTCGAAGGACGGATCGTCATCGACGATGCGGGTCGGATCGAAGCCATCGAGGAGGAGTCGGTCGACAGCTCGGATATCATCCTGCCGCCCTTTGTCAACGCACACACCCACGTCGGGGACTCGATCGCGAAAGAGGCCGGCGGCGGGCTCTCGCTGGAGGAGCTGGTCGCCCCGCCGGACGGGCTGAAACACCGTCTGCTTCGGCAGGCCTCCCGCGAGGAGCTCGTCGGGGCGATACGGCGATCGCTGCGGTATATGCAGCGCGGGGGGACTGCCGCCTGTCTCGACTTTCGGGAAGGTGACGTGAAAGGCGTCGAGCTGCTCGAGGACGCCGCGGCGGGCCTCAAGCTCGAGGCGCTGTCGTTCGCCCGCGGTTCCGTCGCGGCGATGGAGGCGGGCGACGGGTTCGGGGCCAGTGGAGCCAACGACGCCGACTTCGAGGACGAACGCGCCGCGACCCGCGAGGCGGGCAAACCGTTCGGCATCCACGCGGGCGAGGCCGATCCGAACGACCTCGACGGCGCGCTGGACCTCGAGCCCGACTTTCTGGTCCACGTCGTTCATCCCGAACCCGACCACCTCGAACGGATCGCCGACGCCGAAGTGCCGATCGTGCTCTGTCCCCGGTCGAACCTCGTCACCGGGGTCGGGCTCCCGCCTGCCGCGGAGCTGGCCGAGCGGACGACCCTCGCGCTGGGCACCGACAACGTGATGCTCAACTCGCCGTCGATGTTTCGCGAGATGGAGTTCCTCGCGAAGTGCTCGGAGCTGTCGGCCGAGACGATTCTCCGGATGGCGACGATCAACGGTGCCGAGCTCGCGGGGCTGGAGTGGGGGCCGCTCGAGCCGGGAGCGCCCGGAAAGTGGCTCGTCCTCGACGGCAACTCGGACAATCTCGTCGGGGCCCGCGATCCGGTTCGGGCTGCGGTGC
- the rnhA gene encoding ribonuclease HI, translating into MPVIECNVDAARDRLEDAGVTVDAGNTEHERWRASRDGATAVAYDDKVVIQGETPRKLESLLRESGGRAHVYFDGASRGNPGPAAIGWVIVTGDGIVAEGNDRIGTATNNQAEYAALITALEAAAEYDYDELHVRGDSELIVKQVRGEYDTNNPELRERRVTARELLSRFDEWSLEYVPREVNDRADGLANEALDQG; encoded by the coding sequence ATGCCGGTCATCGAGTGTAACGTCGACGCCGCCCGCGACCGTCTCGAGGACGCGGGCGTCACCGTCGACGCCGGAAACACGGAACACGAGCGCTGGCGGGCGAGCCGCGACGGCGCGACGGCTGTCGCCTACGACGACAAGGTCGTGATCCAGGGCGAGACGCCCCGAAAACTCGAGTCGCTGCTCCGGGAGAGCGGGGGCCGCGCGCACGTCTACTTCGACGGCGCCAGTCGCGGCAACCCCGGTCCCGCGGCGATCGGCTGGGTGATCGTCACCGGCGACGGGATCGTCGCCGAGGGGAACGACCGGATCGGGACCGCGACGAACAACCAGGCCGAGTACGCGGCGCTGATCACAGCTCTGGAAGCCGCCGCGGAGTACGACTACGATGAGCTCCACGTCCGGGGTGATTCCGAACTGATCGTCAAGCAGGTCCGGGGCGAGTACGACACCAACAACCCCGAGCTGCGCGAGCGACGCGTCACCGCCCGCGAGCTGCTCTCGCGGTTCGACGAGTGGAGCCTCGAGTACGTCCCACGGGAGGTCAACGACCGCGCGGACGGCCTGGCAAACGAGGCGCTGGACCAGGGGTGA
- a CDS encoding helix-turn-helix domain-containing protein, which yields MTTIAELAIPTESFALEPTIQSLPESELRVESVVVDDSVRTAPLIWFGNTDAGAVEETLEDDPTVEQFRRLLERPDGDAWLFRIRYAEAATPICSAVYANDGTVLEAEVTNGRWAVTLLFPHREGVSDAVSDLEDRDARVDVRRMVEAHQNKDLEMATTLTDPQREAIAEAYRRGYYNVPREISLEELASELEISHQALSERLRRANRVLASEQLESSASGLGGG from the coding sequence GTGACGACGATCGCCGAGCTGGCTATCCCCACAGAGTCGTTCGCGCTGGAGCCGACGATCCAGTCGCTGCCGGAGTCCGAGCTGCGAGTCGAGAGCGTCGTCGTCGACGACTCGGTTCGGACGGCCCCGCTGATCTGGTTCGGTAACACCGACGCCGGGGCCGTCGAGGAGACTCTCGAGGACGATCCGACCGTCGAGCAGTTTCGGCGACTGCTCGAGCGTCCCGACGGCGACGCGTGGCTCTTCCGGATCCGGTACGCCGAGGCGGCGACCCCGATCTGTAGCGCGGTCTACGCGAACGACGGGACCGTCCTCGAGGCCGAGGTGACGAACGGTCGCTGGGCGGTCACGCTGTTGTTCCCCCATCGGGAGGGGGTCTCGGACGCGGTGTCCGATCTCGAGGATCGCGACGCCCGGGTCGACGTCAGGCGCATGGTCGAGGCCCACCAGAACAAGGACCTCGAGATGGCGACGACGCTGACCGATCCCCAGCGGGAGGCGATCGCCGAGGCCTACCGTCGGGGGTACTACAACGTCCCCCGTGAGATCTCCCTCGAGGAGCTGGCCAGCGAGCTCGAGATCTCCCACCAGGCCCTCTCGGAGCGGCTCCGGCGCGCGAACCGCGTCCTCGCGAGCGAACAACTCGAGAGCTCCGCGAGCGGACTCGGCGGCGGCTGA